A single region of the Cronobacter condimenti 1330 genome encodes:
- a CDS encoding NarK family nitrate/nitrite MFS transporter produces the protein MTDSSAAARPTSGLITDWRPEDNQFWQRLGQRTARRNLWISVPCLLLAFCVWMLFSAVAVNLNKVGFRFTTDQLFMLTALPSVSGALLRVPYSFMVPVFGGRRWTAFSTGILIIPCVWLGFAVQDTSTPFSTFIIISLLCGFAGANFASSMANISFFFPKQKQGGALGINGGLGNLGVSVMQLVAPLAISLSIFAAFGSEGVTQDDGTRLYLENAAWVWVPFLAVFTLAAWFGMNDLATSKASLRSQLPVLKRGHLWMMSLLYLATFGSFIGFSAGFAMLSKTQFPQVDVMHFAFFGPLLGALARSAGGAISDRLGGTRVTLVNFVLMAIFSALLFVTLPSGGTGGNFAAFFGVFLALFLTAGLGSGSTFQMISVIFRKLTMDRVKAAGGSEEQAMREAATDTAAALGFISAIGAIGGFFIPKAFGTSLALTGSPAGAMKVFLVFYVVCVVLTWAVYGRKSAR, from the coding sequence ATGACTGACTCTTCCGCTGCGGCACGTCCCACAAGCGGGTTGATTACCGACTGGCGGCCTGAAGACAACCAGTTCTGGCAGCGTCTAGGCCAGCGCACCGCGCGTCGCAACCTGTGGATCTCCGTGCCTTGTTTGCTGCTCGCTTTCTGCGTCTGGATGTTGTTTAGCGCGGTGGCGGTAAATCTGAATAAAGTGGGTTTTCGCTTTACCACTGACCAGCTGTTTATGCTGACCGCGCTGCCGTCGGTCTCCGGCGCGCTGCTGCGTGTACCGTACTCCTTTATGGTGCCGGTATTCGGTGGTCGTCGCTGGACGGCGTTCAGCACGGGTATTCTCATTATCCCGTGTGTATGGCTGGGCTTTGCGGTGCAGGATACGTCCACACCGTTTAGCACGTTTATTATCATTTCCCTGCTGTGCGGCTTTGCCGGGGCGAACTTCGCCTCCAGCATGGCGAACATCAGCTTCTTCTTCCCGAAACAGAAACAGGGCGGGGCGCTCGGCATTAACGGCGGTCTCGGTAACCTTGGCGTTAGCGTGATGCAGCTCGTCGCACCGCTGGCGATTTCGCTTTCCATCTTTGCCGCGTTCGGTAGCGAAGGCGTGACGCAGGACGACGGTACGCGTCTGTATCTGGAAAACGCCGCCTGGGTGTGGGTGCCGTTCCTCGCCGTGTTTACGCTGGCGGCATGGTTTGGCATGAATGATCTTGCGACGTCAAAAGCCTCGTTGCGCTCACAGCTGCCGGTGCTGAAACGCGGCCACCTGTGGATGATGAGCCTGCTCTATCTGGCGACGTTCGGTTCGTTTATCGGCTTCTCGGCGGGCTTCGCGATGCTCTCGAAAACGCAGTTCCCGCAGGTGGACGTGATGCATTTCGCCTTCTTCGGGCCGCTGCTTGGCGCGCTGGCGCGTTCAGCGGGCGGGGCGATTTCGGACCGTCTCGGCGGTACACGCGTGACGCTGGTGAACTTTGTGCTGATGGCTATCTTCAGCGCGCTGCTGTTCGTCACGCTGCCGTCTGGCGGCACGGGCGGGAATTTCGCGGCATTCTTCGGGGTGTTCCTGGCGCTGTTCCTGACGGCCGGGCTCGGTAGCGGTTCCACCTTCCAGATGATTTCGGTGATTTTCCGCAAGCTGACGATGGATCGCGTAAAAGCGGCAGGCGGCAGCGAAGAGCAGGCGATGCGTGAAGCCGCGACCGATACGGCGGCAGCGCTTGGGTTTATTTCGGCGATTGGCGCGATTGGTGGGTTCTTTATCCCGAAAGCCTTTGGCACGTCGCTGGCGCTGACCGGGTCACCGGCGGGCGCGATGAAAGTCTTTTTAGTGTTTTACGTTGTTTGCGTGGTGCTGACCTGGGCCGTTTATGGCCGTAAATCAGCACGCTAA
- the narX gene encoding nitrate/nitrite two-component system sensor histidine kinase NarX, with product MLKRLFSPLTLANQLAMIVLLLAGLGMGGMALAGWLAQGVQGSAHAINKAGSLRMQSYRLLAAVPVAKAQTAMFNDMERTAWSEELEQAAVRDGQQAALQAIQRYWRDRLSPALRDARSPQEVNAQVAQFVAQIDALVSAFDSSTERRIAQVVMLQRGMAVLMGLLLLFTLLWLRRRLLRPWRQLLAIAHAVAHRDFSQRASVSGRDEMATLGRALNSMSAELAESYASLEQRVQEKTAGLEQKNQILSFLWEANRRLHSDVPLCERLAPVLTRLQSLTLLRDIALRVYEVDDEEHYQEFVWQPDERCDEIGCHLCPRQLPAETETGTTLKWRLGDSHTQYGLLLATLPAGCHLSRDQQQLIDTLMEQLTATLALERQQERKQQLLVMEERAAIARELHDSIAQSLSCMKMQVSCLQMQGDALTEESRTLLGQIRNELNASWRQLRELLTTFRLQLNEPGLKAALVASCQEFSARLGFPVVLDYQLPPRRVPSHQAIHLVQIAREALNNALKHAGASAIHVSVTLHQGQVRLCVADNGCGLPDNAGRTNHYGLIIMRDRAQSLRGDCQVRRRTEGGTEVVVTFIPDAPFSSVPALIEGEVHE from the coding sequence ATGCTGAAACGACTCTTTTCACCACTGACTCTCGCTAACCAACTGGCGATGATCGTGCTATTGCTTGCCGGTCTCGGTATGGGCGGGATGGCGCTGGCGGGGTGGCTGGCCCAGGGCGTTCAGGGCAGCGCGCATGCTATCAACAAAGCCGGTTCGCTGCGTATGCAGAGCTATCGTCTGCTGGCCGCCGTGCCGGTGGCAAAAGCGCAAACGGCGATGTTTAACGATATGGAGCGCACCGCCTGGAGTGAGGAACTCGAACAGGCGGCGGTTCGCGACGGCCAGCAGGCCGCGCTGCAGGCGATTCAGCGCTACTGGCGCGACCGGCTCTCCCCGGCGCTGCGCGACGCCCGCTCGCCGCAGGAGGTCAACGCGCAGGTGGCGCAGTTTGTCGCGCAAATAGACGCGCTGGTAAGCGCCTTCGACAGTTCCACCGAGCGGCGCATCGCCCAGGTCGTGATGCTTCAGCGTGGTATGGCGGTGCTGATGGGCCTGCTGCTGCTCTTTACCCTGCTCTGGCTGCGCCGTCGTCTGCTGCGACCGTGGCGGCAACTGCTCGCGATAGCCCACGCCGTTGCGCACCGCGATTTTAGTCAGCGTGCCAGCGTTTCGGGGCGCGATGAAATGGCCACACTTGGCCGCGCGCTCAACAGCATGTCTGCCGAACTTGCCGAAAGCTACGCCAGCCTTGAACAGCGCGTGCAGGAGAAAACCGCAGGTCTTGAGCAAAAAAACCAGATCCTCTCTTTTTTGTGGGAGGCGAACCGGCGCCTGCACTCTGATGTACCGCTGTGCGAACGTCTGGCGCCTGTCCTGACGCGTCTGCAAAGCCTGACGCTGCTGCGTGACATCGCCCTGCGCGTTTATGAAGTGGACGATGAAGAACATTATCAGGAGTTTGTCTGGCAACCGGATGAGCGCTGCGACGAAATTGGCTGTCACCTCTGCCCGCGCCAGCTGCCAGCCGAAACGGAAACCGGCACCACGCTCAAATGGCGGCTTGGCGACAGCCACACGCAATATGGGCTGTTACTGGCCACCCTGCCCGCAGGCTGCCATTTAAGCCGTGACCAGCAACAGCTTATCGACACGCTGATGGAACAACTCACCGCCACACTGGCGCTCGAGCGCCAGCAGGAGCGCAAACAACAATTGCTGGTGATGGAAGAGCGCGCTGCCATCGCCCGCGAACTGCACGACTCTATCGCCCAGTCGCTCTCCTGTATGAAAATGCAGGTGAGCTGCCTGCAAATGCAGGGCGACGCGCTGACGGAGGAGAGCCGCACGCTGCTTGGCCAGATCCGCAACGAACTCAACGCCTCGTGGCGACAGCTGCGTGAACTGCTGACCACCTTCCGTTTGCAGCTTAACGAGCCGGGGCTTAAAGCGGCGCTTGTAGCGAGCTGTCAGGAGTTCAGCGCGCGGCTCGGGTTCCCGGTGGTGCTTGATTACCAGCTTCCGCCACGACGGGTGCCGTCGCATCAGGCCATTCATCTCGTGCAGATCGCACGCGAGGCATTAAATAACGCCCTGAAGCACGCCGGCGCCAGCGCGATTCATGTCAGCGTGACGCTACATCAGGGCCAGGTGCGGCTGTGCGTGGCCGACAATGGGTGCGGCCTGCCGGATAACGCCGGGCGCACCAATCACTATGGCTTAATTATTATGCGCGACCGCGCTCAGAGTTTGCGCGGCGACTGTCAGGTACGGCGACGGACAGAAGGCGGCACCGAAGTGGTGGTGACCTTTATTCCCGATGCGCCGTTCTCATCCGTACCCGCTCTTATAGAAGGAGAAGTTCATGAATAA
- the narL gene encoding two-component system response regulator NarL, protein MNNPEPATILLIDDHPMLRSGVKQLVSMAPAITVVGEAGNGEQGIEMAEALDPDLILLDLNMPGMNGLETLDKLREKSLSGRVVVFSVSNHEEDVVTALKRGADGYLLKDMEPEDLLKALQQAAAGEMVLSEALTPVLAASLRASRATSGRDVSQLTPRERDILKLIAQGLPNKMIARKLDITESTVKVHVKHLLKKMKLKSRVEAAVWVHQERIF, encoded by the coding sequence ATGAATAACCCGGAACCGGCCACTATCCTGCTGATAGACGATCATCCGATGCTGCGCAGCGGCGTGAAACAGTTAGTCAGCATGGCGCCCGCCATTACGGTGGTCGGCGAAGCCGGAAACGGCGAGCAAGGCATTGAAATGGCCGAAGCGCTCGACCCGGATCTGATCCTGCTTGACCTCAACATGCCTGGCATGAACGGTCTGGAAACGCTGGACAAACTGCGGGAGAAATCCCTGTCGGGCCGTGTGGTGGTCTTTAGCGTTTCAAACCATGAAGAAGATGTCGTGACGGCGCTCAAGCGCGGTGCCGACGGGTATCTGCTTAAAGATATGGAGCCGGAAGATCTGCTAAAAGCGCTGCAGCAAGCGGCGGCGGGCGAAATGGTCTTAAGCGAGGCGCTAACGCCGGTTCTGGCGGCGAGCCTGCGCGCCAGCCGCGCCACCTCCGGGCGCGATGTGTCACAGCTCACGCCGCGCGAGCGCGATATCCTTAAGCTCATCGCTCAGGGCCTGCCGAACAAAATGATCGCCCGTAAACTTGATATCACCGAAAGCACCGTCAAAGTGCACGTGAAGCATCTGCTGAAAAAAATGAAGCTCAAATCGCGCGTTGAAGCCGCGGTCTGGGTGCATCAGGAACGGATTTTCTAA
- a CDS encoding YchO/YchP family invasin — protein sequence MRWLFVVLPSFLTAALLPVRAYPASQSDDYVRQAQNPFDENGDNLPDLGLAPENDATEKHLARMAKAFGEASQTDSALSPGQQARHFAFTRLRDAVSDSITSEAESLLSPYGSATLDLLVDEEGNFNGSSGSLFTPWQDNDRYLTWTQVGVSQQDQGLVGNAGIGQRWAAGHWLLGYNTFYDRLFDEDLSRAGLGAEAWGDYLRLSANYYEPLGGWQHRAGLLEQRMARGYDVTAQAYLPFYQHINTSVSFEQYFGDQVELFDSGTGYHNPVAVKVGLSYTPVPLVTVSAHHRQGESGVSQNDLGLKLNYRFGVPLNKQLSPDEVAASRSLRGSRYDRVERTSVPVLEFRQRKTLSVFLATPPWDLSAGETVALKLQVRSLHGIRQLSWQGDTQALSLTPPLDSNSAEGWTVIMPAWDNSPGASNSWRLSVTVEDEQGQRVTSNWITLKLQTPVQTLPPDDPRYELLAPLP from the coding sequence ATGCGGTGGTTATTTGTTGTCCTTCCGTCATTCCTTACCGCCGCGCTGCTGCCGGTCCGTGCATACCCGGCCAGCCAGAGCGACGACTACGTGCGCCAGGCGCAAAACCCCTTCGATGAAAATGGCGACAACCTCCCCGATCTTGGTCTCGCACCGGAGAACGATGCGACAGAAAAGCATCTTGCCCGTATGGCGAAAGCCTTTGGTGAGGCGAGCCAGACCGACAGCGCGCTCTCGCCAGGCCAGCAGGCGCGCCACTTTGCCTTTACGCGTTTGCGCGACGCCGTCAGTGACAGCATCACCAGTGAGGCGGAAAGCCTGCTCTCGCCGTATGGCAGCGCCACGCTTGATCTGCTGGTGGACGAAGAGGGCAATTTCAACGGCAGCAGCGGTTCGCTGTTCACGCCCTGGCAGGATAACGATCGCTATCTTACCTGGACTCAGGTAGGCGTAAGCCAGCAGGATCAGGGGCTGGTGGGCAATGCGGGCATCGGTCAGCGCTGGGCTGCTGGTCACTGGCTGCTTGGCTATAACACCTTTTATGACCGCCTGTTTGATGAAGATTTATCGCGTGCCGGGCTTGGCGCCGAAGCGTGGGGGGATTACCTGCGTCTGTCGGCGAACTACTATGAACCGCTCGGCGGCTGGCAACACCGCGCCGGACTGCTGGAGCAGCGCATGGCGCGCGGCTATGACGTCACTGCCCAGGCGTACCTGCCGTTTTATCAGCACATCAATACCAGTGTGAGCTTTGAGCAATATTTCGGGGATCAGGTGGAGCTGTTTGACAGCGGCACCGGTTACCACAACCCGGTCGCGGTGAAGGTGGGGCTGAGTTATACCCCGGTGCCGCTTGTGACCGTCAGCGCGCATCACCGCCAGGGTGAGAGCGGCGTTAGCCAGAACGATTTAGGACTGAAGCTTAACTACCGGTTTGGCGTGCCGCTCAATAAGCAACTCTCCCCGGACGAAGTGGCGGCGTCGCGCTCGCTGCGCGGCAGTCGTTACGACCGGGTGGAGCGCACCAGTGTGCCGGTGCTGGAGTTTCGCCAGCGTAAAACGCTGTCGGTGTTTCTCGCAACACCGCCCTGGGATTTGAGCGCCGGAGAAACGGTGGCGCTGAAGTTACAGGTACGCAGCCTTCACGGTATCCGCCAGCTCTCCTGGCAGGGTGACACCCAGGCGCTGAGCCTGACGCCGCCGCTTGACAGCAACAGCGCCGAGGGCTGGACGGTGATCATGCCTGCCTGGGATAACTCGCCGGGGGCAAGTAATAGCTGGCGGCTGTCGGTGACGGTAGAGGATGAGCAGGGCCAGCGTGTAACCTCGAACTGGATAACGCTTAAGTTGCAAACGCCAGTACAGACGCTGCCGCCAGACGATCCGCGTTACGAACTGCTGGCGCCGCTACCTTAG
- a CDS encoding YbhB/YbcL family Raf kinase inhibitor-like protein: protein MKQTLLAAVLAVVAFNAAAAPDDGIFMLQSPSFADNGMMEKPFAGNAKQNPNCTGENQSPALIWSHAPQGTTSYALVVHDPEGAKGLGVTHLVAYNIPATTTGLAANALTEGKGFTGGKNTPGTTAWHGPCPPPGSGAHHYVFTLIATDLPPDLPPGLSREDLFARLKGHALAATGLIGRFGQ, encoded by the coding sequence ATGAAACAAACGCTGCTAGCTGCTGTGCTTGCTGTTGTGGCTTTTAACGCCGCCGCCGCGCCTGACGACGGTATTTTTATGCTGCAGTCCCCTTCTTTCGCCGATAACGGCATGATGGAGAAACCTTTCGCTGGCAACGCGAAGCAAAACCCGAACTGCACCGGCGAAAACCAGTCGCCCGCGCTTATCTGGAGCCATGCGCCGCAGGGCACTACAAGCTACGCGCTTGTGGTGCACGATCCCGAAGGCGCGAAGGGCCTTGGCGTCACGCATCTGGTGGCCTATAACATTCCCGCCACCACCACCGGGCTTGCGGCTAATGCGCTGACCGAAGGCAAAGGTTTTACCGGCGGCAAGAACACCCCTGGCACCACCGCCTGGCATGGTCCTTGTCCCCCGCCCGGCAGCGGTGCGCACCATTACGTCTTCACGCTTATCGCCACCGATCTGCCACCTGACCTACCGCCTGGCCTGTCGCGGGAGGATCTCTTCGCCCGGCTCAAGGGCCACGCGCTCGCCGCGACCGGTCTGATTGGCCGCTTCGGACAGTGA
- a CDS encoding nitrate reductase, translating to MNSVHTTCPYCGVGCGVVAQREANGAVSVHGDTQHPANFGRLCVKGAALGETTGRQGRLLYPEINGERASWEAALDEAATRLRAIIDTHGPQAVAFYASGQLLTEDYYAANKLMKGFIGAANIDTNSRLCMSSAVVGYKRAFGADAVPCSYEDLEQTDLLIFVGSNAAWAHPVLYQRIAAAKQARPEMKIVVIDPRRTATCDIADLHLALAPGSDAGLFVGLLNALAGELLPGRFDGQDAALAAAREWDVARVAAFCGLAHSDVARFYDWFLSMPTAMTLYTMGINQSSSGSDKCNAIINVHLASGKLGRPGCGPFSLTGQPNAMGGREVGGLANQLACHMGFEPADIARLGRFWGSERIAQTPGLMAVELFEAIGRGEVKAVWIMGTNPAVSLPDSDAVRQSLSRCELVMISEVAAKTDTSHFAHVRFPAQGWGEKNGTVTNSERRISRQRPFLPAPGETRPDWWIVAQMARRLGAGEAFGWQHPQEIFCEHAALSGFENDGTRAFDISGLAGLTREAYDALSPVQWPVTATMPAGTARLLTEKTGWRGGRLAMVAVVPALPQARPDARYPFWLNTGRIRDQWHTMTRTGTVARLMQHQPLPRVSIHPDDAVREGVREGDLVDVVSAQGFMVAWVALSEAQQPGALFVPMHWNAHFATRGRVNALVAPVCCAHSGQPESKQTAVRLQRRHTHWQGELFCRALPALPSELLWWRQAQHGCEHYTLAGVTSPQGWLCDLATHAGWQIQYAEGAGAFHLLAWRDGELMLAFYSGARRPEIQPEAVATAFSEPPACALARHALLAGKRAGNAPAKGRIICSCFGVGENAIRAAITAGCVSTEQLGESLRCGTNCGSCVPELKALLAQAASLSEAANQTGRGERVALEPGEEILPRQARR from the coding sequence ATGAACAGCGTGCACACCACCTGCCCCTATTGCGGGGTCGGCTGCGGGGTGGTGGCGCAGCGTGAGGCGAATGGCGCGGTAAGCGTGCACGGCGACACGCAGCATCCGGCGAATTTTGGACGGCTTTGCGTCAAAGGCGCGGCGCTTGGCGAAACGACCGGGCGCCAGGGGCGACTGCTGTATCCGGAAATCAACGGCGAGCGCGCCTCATGGGAGGCGGCGCTTGACGAGGCGGCCACGCGCCTTCGCGCCATTATCGATACGCATGGCCCGCAGGCGGTGGCGTTTTATGCCTCAGGTCAGTTGCTGACGGAGGATTACTATGCCGCCAACAAGCTGATGAAAGGGTTTATTGGCGCGGCGAATATCGACACCAACTCGCGACTCTGTATGTCTTCCGCTGTGGTGGGCTACAAGCGCGCGTTTGGCGCGGACGCGGTGCCGTGCAGCTATGAGGATCTGGAGCAGACCGATCTGCTGATTTTTGTCGGCTCTAACGCTGCCTGGGCACATCCGGTTTTGTACCAGCGCATTGCAGCGGCGAAGCAGGCGCGCCCGGAGATGAAAATCGTCGTCATCGACCCGCGACGCACCGCTACCTGTGATATCGCCGATTTACACCTGGCGCTTGCCCCCGGCAGCGACGCCGGGCTGTTTGTCGGGCTGCTGAACGCGCTGGCAGGTGAGCTTTTGCCGGGGCGGTTTGATGGTCAGGACGCGGCGCTTGCGGCAGCGCGCGAGTGGGATGTGGCGCGCGTGGCCGCGTTTTGCGGGCTGGCGCACAGCGACGTGGCGCGGTTTTACGACTGGTTTTTGAGCATGCCGACCGCGATGACGCTTTACACGATGGGCATCAATCAATCCTCCAGCGGCAGCGATAAATGCAACGCGATTATCAATGTCCATCTGGCGAGCGGCAAACTCGGGCGGCCTGGCTGCGGCCCGTTTTCGCTGACCGGTCAGCCGAACGCGATGGGCGGGCGCGAAGTCGGCGGGCTTGCCAACCAGCTTGCCTGTCATATGGGATTTGAACCGGCGGATATCGCCCGCCTTGGCCGGTTCTGGGGCAGCGAGCGCATCGCGCAGACGCCAGGCCTGATGGCGGTGGAGCTGTTTGAGGCTATCGGGCGCGGCGAGGTTAAAGCCGTCTGGATCATGGGCACCAACCCGGCGGTGTCGCTGCCGGACAGCGATGCGGTGCGCCAGTCGCTCTCACGCTGTGAGCTGGTGATGATTTCCGAGGTGGCGGCAAAGACGGACACTTCGCACTTCGCGCACGTGCGCTTCCCGGCGCAGGGCTGGGGCGAGAAAAACGGGACGGTCACCAACTCCGAGCGGCGGATCTCACGCCAGCGGCCGTTTCTGCCCGCACCTGGTGAAACGCGGCCCGACTGGTGGATAGTGGCGCAGATGGCCCGGCGGCTTGGGGCGGGTGAGGCGTTTGGCTGGCAGCACCCCCAGGAGATTTTTTGTGAGCACGCTGCGCTGTCGGGCTTTGAAAACGACGGCACACGGGCATTTGATATCAGCGGGCTGGCCGGGTTAACGCGCGAGGCGTATGACGCGCTTTCGCCTGTGCAATGGCCTGTCACGGCGACGATGCCCGCCGGTACCGCGCGGTTGCTTACCGAGAAAACCGGCTGGCGCGGCGGCAGGCTCGCGATGGTGGCCGTAGTGCCCGCCTTGCCGCAGGCGCGGCCCGATGCGCGCTATCCGTTCTGGCTGAACACCGGGCGTATTCGCGATCAGTGGCACACAATGACCCGCACCGGCACGGTGGCGCGCCTGATGCAACACCAGCCGCTGCCGCGCGTCTCGATTCACCCTGACGATGCCGTGCGCGAGGGCGTGCGTGAGGGCGATCTGGTTGATGTCGTCTCGGCACAGGGTTTTATGGTGGCCTGGGTAGCGCTGAGCGAGGCCCAGCAGCCCGGCGCGCTCTTTGTTCCCATGCACTGGAACGCGCATTTTGCCACGCGCGGGCGGGTGAATGCGCTGGTGGCACCGGTCTGCTGTGCGCACTCAGGCCAGCCGGAGAGCAAACAGACCGCGGTGCGCCTGCAAAGGCGTCATACGCACTGGCAGGGCGAGTTGTTCTGCCGCGCGCTTCCCGCACTGCCTTCTGAACTGCTGTGGTGGCGTCAGGCGCAACACGGGTGCGAGCATTACACACTGGCGGGGGTGACCTCGCCGCAGGGCTGGCTCTGTGACCTCGCAACCCACGCGGGCTGGCAAATTCAGTATGCGGAAGGCGCAGGGGCCTTTCATCTGCTGGCCTGGCGGGACGGCGAGTTGATGCTGGCGTTCTACAGCGGCGCACGCCGTCCGGAAATACAGCCGGAGGCGGTGGCTACGGCTTTCAGCGAACCGCCTGCGTGCGCGCTTGCGCGCCACGCGCTGCTGGCGGGCAAGCGCGCGGGCAACGCGCCCGCGAAGGGGCGCATTATCTGTAGCTGCTTTGGTGTAGGCGAAAATGCGATCCGGGCGGCCATCACCGCCGGGTGTGTCAGCACAGAACAACTGGGCGAATCCCTGCGCTGCGGCACCAACTGTGGCTCCTGCGTTCCGGAGCTGAAGGCGCTGCTGGCGCAGGCGGCCTCACTGTCCGAAGCGGCCAATCAGACCGGTCGCGGCGAGCGCGTGGCCCTTGAGCCGGGCGAAGAGATCCTCCCGCGACAGGCCAGGCGGTAG